The following proteins come from a genomic window of Palaemon carinicauda isolate YSFRI2023 chromosome 12, ASM3689809v2, whole genome shotgun sequence:
- the LOC137651308 gene encoding uncharacterized protein isoform X1 has protein sequence MVKLLLFPFALILTFASVQADDEFNITDANKSWTFRVAFPSTSLLAFSTNAIKNKITFEGFLNLRNNPQRLFEHTYNSFQSNPWNLFTIHRTYLGVTIYPGYRTYEVNQSYDLNITIKSTKNTAWKFCDNIYGCALTHPAKQSTNDSCTVPTPSTRETALNFTSIILLSICCVLVAIVIGMTVYIIRGRRASLNEPGSNMNSEAIYEDVQLPGNVFRAQQNHEIKNVIYGAVIPRQA, from the exons ATGGTGAAACTACTGCTCTTCCCTTTTGCACTGATTCTGACCTTTGCGTCTGTTCAAGCAG ATGACGAGTTCAACATCACTGATGCGAATAAATCTTGGACATTCAGAGTGGCATTtccttctacttctcttctagcttTTTCGACCAACGCTATAAAGAACAAAATCACCTTCGAAGGATTTCTGAATTTACGAAACAATCCTCAGCGACTATTTGAACATACATACAATTCATTCCAATCAAATCCATGGAATTTATTTACAATTCATAGAACTTATTTG GGAGTGACTATTTATCCAGGCTACAGAACATATGAGGTAAATCAGTCATATGATTTAAATATCACAATCAAGAGCACCAAAAACACTGCCTGGAAATTTTGTGACAACATATATGGATGTG CACTAACTCACCCTGCAAAGCAAAGCACTAATGACTCATGCACTGTCCCAACGCCAAGCACCAGAGAGACTGCTCTGAACTTCACATCAATTATTTTACTAAGTATCTGTTGTGTGTTGGTCGCTATCGTGATAGGAATGACTGTTTACATCATCCGAGGGAGAAGAGCTTCACTTAATG AGCCTGGATCGAACATGAATTCAGAGGCTATTTACGAGGATGTCCAGCTGCCAGGCAATGTTTTCAGAGCACAACAGAACCATGAAATCAAAAACGTCATCTATGGAGCAGTGATTCCGAGACAGGCATGA
- the LOC137651308 gene encoding uncharacterized protein isoform X2, whose protein sequence is MVKLLLFPFALILTFASVQADDEFNITDANKSWTFRVAFPSTSLLAFSTNAIKNKITFEGFLNLRNNPQRLFEHTYNSFQSNPWNLFTIHRTYLGVTIYPGYRTYEVNQSYDLNITIKSTKNTAWKFCDNIYGCEPGSNMNSEAIYEDVQLPGNVFRAQQNHEIKNVIYGAVIPRQA, encoded by the exons ATGGTGAAACTACTGCTCTTCCCTTTTGCACTGATTCTGACCTTTGCGTCTGTTCAAGCAG ATGACGAGTTCAACATCACTGATGCGAATAAATCTTGGACATTCAGAGTGGCATTtccttctacttctcttctagcttTTTCGACCAACGCTATAAAGAACAAAATCACCTTCGAAGGATTTCTGAATTTACGAAACAATCCTCAGCGACTATTTGAACATACATACAATTCATTCCAATCAAATCCATGGAATTTATTTACAATTCATAGAACTTATTTG GGAGTGACTATTTATCCAGGCTACAGAACATATGAGGTAAATCAGTCATATGATTTAAATATCACAATCAAGAGCACCAAAAACACTGCCTGGAAATTTTGTGACAACATATATGGATGTG AGCCTGGATCGAACATGAATTCAGAGGCTATTTACGAGGATGTCCAGCTGCCAGGCAATGTTTTCAGAGCACAACAGAACCATGAAATCAAAAACGTCATCTATGGAGCAGTGATTCCGAGACAGGCATGA